A window of the Pyxidicoccus trucidator genome harbors these coding sequences:
- a CDS encoding pyridoxal phosphate-dependent decarboxylase family protein — protein sequence MTDFHQRVAAAYDAETFRREGHRLVDTLAGYLAGTERGEGPVLPWTAPAVNVDRFAASFPEEPNGDFADLVARVLSGSNHLHHPRYVGHQVTAPVPLAALCDAVSSLLNNGMAVYEMGPVATAMERNVLRWMAARLGLPGSTDGILTSGGSLGNLTALLAARQAKAGYDAWNQGAHAGPPLTVLVAKTAHYCVARTARIMGWGEGGVTPVAVDEHFRLRPESLDAALKTATLAGRKVIAVVASAGSTATGAFDPLEPVADFCERHGLWFHVDGAHGASAVLSPTYRHLVRGIDRADSVVWDAHKGLLMPALVTAVLFRDGARSFEAFAQEASYLFHGEAERPWSDVALRTMECTKEMMALKVYACLAVLGTRLFSDAVTESYDQARRFAQRLSAADDFEVAVPPDCNILCFRHTPAHVPPEEWDALQARLRERLVTRGDFYLVQTKLPKGVYLRVTLINPLTTDADLDAMLEALRTAARR from the coding sequence ATGACGGACTTCCACCAGCGGGTCGCCGCCGCCTACGACGCAGAGACGTTCCGCCGCGAGGGCCACCGACTGGTGGACACCCTGGCCGGCTACCTCGCCGGGACGGAGCGCGGGGAGGGGCCGGTGCTGCCCTGGACGGCGCCCGCGGTGAATGTGGACCGGTTCGCCGCCTCCTTCCCCGAGGAGCCCAACGGCGACTTCGCGGACCTGGTGGCCCGGGTGCTGTCCGGCTCCAACCACCTGCACCACCCGCGCTACGTGGGCCACCAGGTGACGGCGCCAGTGCCACTGGCCGCGCTGTGCGACGCCGTGTCGTCGCTGCTCAACAACGGCATGGCCGTGTACGAGATGGGCCCCGTCGCCACCGCCATGGAGCGCAACGTGCTGCGGTGGATGGCCGCGCGCCTGGGCCTGCCGGGGAGCACCGACGGCATCCTCACCTCCGGTGGCTCGCTGGGCAACCTCACCGCGCTGCTCGCCGCGCGCCAGGCGAAGGCCGGCTATGACGCCTGGAACCAGGGCGCGCACGCGGGCCCGCCCCTCACCGTGCTGGTGGCGAAGACCGCGCATTACTGCGTCGCCCGCACCGCCCGCATCATGGGCTGGGGCGAGGGCGGCGTGACGCCCGTCGCGGTGGACGAGCACTTCCGCCTGCGCCCCGAGTCGCTGGATGCCGCGCTGAAGACGGCCACCCTCGCGGGGCGCAAGGTGATTGCGGTGGTGGCCAGCGCCGGCTCCACCGCCACCGGCGCCTTCGACCCGCTGGAGCCGGTGGCCGACTTCTGCGAGCGCCACGGCCTCTGGTTCCACGTGGACGGCGCGCACGGGGCCTCGGCCGTCCTCAGCCCCACGTACCGCCACCTGGTGCGTGGCATCGACCGGGCGGACTCCGTGGTGTGGGACGCGCACAAGGGCCTGCTGATGCCGGCGCTGGTGACGGCCGTCCTCTTCCGCGACGGCGCGCGCTCCTTCGAGGCCTTCGCCCAGGAGGCCAGCTACCTCTTCCACGGCGAGGCCGAGCGCCCCTGGAGCGACGTGGCCCTGCGCACCATGGAGTGCACCAAGGAGATGATGGCGCTCAAGGTGTACGCCTGCCTCGCGGTGCTGGGCACGCGCCTGTTCTCCGACGCGGTGACGGAGTCGTATGACCAGGCCCGCCGCTTCGCGCAGCGCCTGTCCGCCGCCGATGACTTCGAGGTGGCGGTGCCGCCCGACTGCAACATCCTCTGCTTCCGCCACACGCCCGCGCACGTGCCGCCCGAGGAGTGGGACGCGCTGCAAGCCCGCCTGCGCGAGCGGCTGGTGACGCGCGGGGACTTCTACCTGGTACAGACGAAGCTGCCCAAGGGCGTGTACCTGCGCGTCACCCTCATCAACCCGCTCACCACCGACGCGGACCTGGACGCGATGCTGGAGGCGCTCCGGACGGCGGCTCGGCGGTAG
- a CDS encoding DinB family protein, with product MTAHTPDAATPPELESAVRIRAHKQFFRRTLQAFQDQDAAFQPRPGMLSVAGHVHHVTAGLELFLAGVFPAMERFQGREWKSRRGEGQVWLGLGPGFTSMEWTKVSNENLSGGSDAESPLAFALRAFDETMDLAAELYGQLSREELLLPLPENPIRLRTPQEALEIMIDHTAHHRGALAQYARLLDREPKIPYFEMSEAMHEEQLLTGGRAP from the coding sequence ATGACCGCCCACACCCCTGATGCAGCCACCCCGCCGGAGCTGGAGTCCGCCGTCCGCATCCGCGCGCACAAGCAGTTCTTCCGCCGCACCCTCCAGGCCTTCCAGGACCAGGACGCCGCCTTCCAGCCCCGTCCGGGGATGCTGAGCGTGGCGGGCCACGTCCACCACGTCACCGCGGGGTTGGAGCTGTTCCTCGCGGGCGTCTTCCCGGCCATGGAGCGCTTCCAGGGGCGGGAGTGGAAGAGCCGCCGGGGCGAGGGGCAGGTCTGGCTCGGACTGGGCCCAGGATTCACCAGCATGGAGTGGACGAAGGTCTCCAACGAGAACCTGTCGGGTGGAAGCGACGCGGAGAGCCCGCTCGCCTTCGCGCTCCGCGCCTTCGACGAGACGATGGACCTGGCCGCGGAGCTGTATGGCCAGCTCAGCCGGGAGGAGCTGCTGCTGCCGCTCCCGGAGAACCCCATCCGCCTCCGGACGCCGCAGGAGGCGCTGGAAATCATGATTGACCACACGGCGCACCACCGCGGGGCCCTCGCGCAGTACGCCCGCCTGCTCGACCGGGAGCCCAAGATTCCCTACTTCGAGATGAGCGAGGCCATGCACGAGGAGCAGCTCCTCACGGGCGGGCG